A section of the Spirosoma pollinicola genome encodes:
- a CDS encoding Ig-like domain-containing protein — protein sequence MMSYLNQSFRAGLSLLAFMCLSLLLFAATAQAQQPTLPALPATCDYTSEPANISLTAQNIPAGFSTIYLLVNMTSGLIVQTNQTAPVFNGVSRGLYYAVPAHYSGSLNNASAGKLISDVYSTDQCLTYGSSLALKVCSPTCDYAAAPASVTFTAQSVPVGVNTSYVLVNTATNLIAQVSNTASFAAVPLGDYAITSVHYTGGPASGSLTALSVGNSLYDVTTQQANCLSVSNTLYIKVCNSPVAITGPLDGTTMATLNPVISGTATPGSSVTVTAPNGQSCVTTASTPGGTWTCSGITFPAGPTSVTATDGITTAVSNFTVASPPSLTVTGPVNVTTTTTPTISGTATPGSTVAITDPSGTTLCTTTASPSGTFACALTIPLPGGPNTLTVTASGPGGSISQPITFTAIVPCTTPSIGGVTSFTGNPLCSVSNAGAVTLSGQTGTVVKWQTSTNGGISWTDIAGTAGLTSYGFVNAANNQQFRAVVNSGNPAGGDTCVDANSTTITTTTSSVACTVDCNVLPSVIVK from the coding sequence ATGATGAGTTATCTAAACCAATCGTTCCGGGCAGGTCTTAGTCTATTGGCCTTCATGTGTCTGAGTCTGTTGCTGTTCGCAGCAACGGCTCAGGCGCAACAGCCAACACTCCCTGCCTTGCCTGCAACTTGTGATTACACAAGCGAACCGGCCAATATCTCGCTCACGGCGCAAAACATACCGGCGGGCTTTTCAACGATCTATCTGCTGGTCAACATGACCTCGGGTCTGATCGTACAAACCAACCAGACCGCTCCGGTTTTCAACGGCGTGTCGCGGGGGCTATATTATGCCGTACCTGCTCATTATTCAGGCTCACTGAACAACGCATCGGCAGGCAAGCTGATCTCCGATGTCTATTCGACCGACCAATGCCTGACCTATGGCTCCTCGCTTGCGCTTAAAGTCTGCAGCCCCACCTGCGATTATGCGGCAGCTCCGGCCAGCGTGACCTTTACGGCACAGAGCGTACCCGTGGGCGTAAACACCAGCTATGTGCTGGTGAATACCGCCACCAATTTGATTGCTCAGGTCAGCAATACGGCTTCGTTTGCTGCCGTGCCATTGGGCGATTATGCCATCACGTCGGTTCATTACACGGGCGGTCCCGCGTCCGGGTCGCTCACGGCTTTATCGGTAGGGAATTCGCTGTATGATGTCACTACTCAACAAGCCAACTGTCTTAGTGTCTCAAATACGCTGTATATAAAGGTTTGTAACAGCCCTGTTGCCATCACTGGCCCGCTGGATGGTACAACAATGGCAACACTGAACCCGGTTATTTCGGGTACGGCCACGCCGGGCAGCAGCGTGACGGTAACGGCACCCAATGGTCAATCCTGCGTTACTACAGCCTCCACGCCGGGTGGCACCTGGACCTGTTCGGGCATCACCTTCCCGGCTGGTCCAACCAGCGTAACGGCAACGGATGGTATCACTACGGCTGTGAGCAACTTCACTGTAGCATCACCGCCAAGCTTGACCGTAACGGGTCCGGTGAATGTGACGACCACTACCACGCCGACCATTTCGGGTACGGCTACACCGGGCAGCACCGTTGCCATCACCGATCCGTCGGGGACAACGCTTTGTACTACCACGGCCAGTCCCTCGGGCACATTCGCCTGTGCGCTGACGATCCCCTTGCCTGGTGGCCCCAACACGCTGACCGTTACTGCTTCGGGGCCTGGTGGGAGCATTTCGCAACCCATTACCTTCACGGCTATTGTGCCCTGCACTACGCCATCAATTGGTGGTGTAACCAGCTTTACCGGCAACCCCCTCTGTAGTGTAAGCAATGCCGGGGCAGTAACGCTCTCGGGCCAAACGGGTACGGTGGTGAAATGGCAAACGTCAACCAATGGCGGTATTAGCTGGACTGATATTGCCGGTACGGCAGGGCTAACCAGTTACGGATTCGTGAACGCAGCCAACAATCAGCAGTTCCGGGCGGTGGTCAACAGCGGCAATCCAGCCGGGGGAGACACCTGCGTAGATGCCAACTCAACAACCATTACGACTACGACCAGTTCGGTGGCCTGTACGGTCGACTGTAATGTGCTGCCGAGTGTGATTGTGAAATGA
- a CDS encoding Ig-like domain-containing protein: protein MKQDYYYYHTRKNPIQGLSSLELANQRPVPIWLDNEEFLQGNKANRRFMKLLSTRPGRWLDYVRFNGSSLAFKSIAMLFMGLLALGQMSYAQTCNIVTNGTFAGGTSTGWTSSGGWQFQTSPAVRAFNNTDGAVNQDLSQTLTGLNGGPVAHQVTVSFDLILQQAGQDATAITQASLQVLLNGVVYATFNNPTATGAATGKVTVTMANGASISGFDNLQFPGGTTGNSVTDAGIAIVIPWPAGSPNNAALTFRFNSPYSNSSGGTVASGTGNGQGGDDFGLENVGSTGNAASAPTLSSGSIAISCPAATANINSLLTSTATGILWYTNNAHTGTAYATPTAAVAGTYYGFYNTSGCYTPASVAVSVTGVCITCTAGTTAPILSASTKANTCPATTVDLSTLTASNTPANTALAWFTAPTATSANAVSNPASVAAGTYYAAFYDSVSKCYSPTTAVTATLKNCLDSDNDGIPDVDDLDDDNDGIPDTIESGIACVGGDGNVNYKSWTLAELASGNAFFTSTTLHRNSPTGTLKYGDFPDFTASAATTSGTIPVVFGQTPWVDVPNGGADPNDGNFTQIEGFISLPCYSTSLKIRTLASGSPASVGTVRETFTTLHLALDASGNPTFNTTDLKEVSYQKVDFNGNIVNSTEYTFANTTSSGQWVRFGDAISDGADYYGAIIQWNVDGTGWVNVPASAFSSTSTGLIAGCASLDSDGDGIVNSLDTDSDNDGCSDAYEAGATTSKIANFQFPAASVGTNGLTNLKETVADNGILNYTPTYTQLALASFLNACADSDGDGISDLADLDDDNDGILDAVEAPDCYYTATEANTIQAISSIYPAPEPFQELYDGLATKLFNFTGSTMVVGDAIFTIVYPTAVKLTSISVSDNITTITATRARLDGSKDGVTWLELTSADVNLSTSPVVFTANSNIGEYQYYRIRNTIGGNLTTGNTIGEITSVLDASYIPSLHPKSVCTADTDGDGIFNSLDLDSDGDGCPDAIEGGAAFKIGNITPVGALTGTVSSATATYGVPTQAGAGQTIGSSQNAAVKDIDCTVPPTLMITGPANLTTTNTNPPVSGTATPGASVTVNGQNGQKCVTTADAITGAWTCSSLTFTVGSQTVTAVASNTAGVSNTAAASFTVVGCAFPAVGGTATYAGGAICPTNNAGTITLTGQTGGVVKWQTSTDGGTTWVDLPNSATNKYYTFYNAVNNQQYRAVLNTGGAGCPDAYSNPATITTSAGACTSPTCDKTAGTIVFGATPAVSGSNYTNMMVLINASGLIQYISAPGSPSLTGVAAGDYFVYQITYDNTVTPLPTISTGINLSAIGGACVALSNQLAVKVCPASLPPVVKPDIATTNINTPVSGNVLTNDTDPNAGGSLTASLLGQPTSGTVTMNPNGSYTYTPPTGFTGVASFCYSVTNTAGLSSSACAAITVVPGPSLIYNNAPIANNDNSQVTSGQSVTINVAANDTDPDSATSLNGQLNTPTLGSPSVGTASLNPDGTVKYTAPANFTGVVTLPYTICDKGTPPLCSSAIITINVQPTPPVGTTLSPIAGDDALITTINTPKTGTVAANDSDPNSPALPLTYTTGQPASGTVIMTPTGSYTYTPAPGFVGPASFTYNVCNSAGKCAAATVNVDVLVPVALPPVATPDIANTNPDTPVSGNVLTNDSDPQNQPLVATLLSQPTSGTVVLNPNGTYTYTPPSGFTGVASFCYSVSNTAGLSSSACVTVNVNPVPSPNPAVDNAPIANNDNTQTTAGTSVTINVAANDTDPDSATTLNGQLSAPTIVSQPSVGVASVVNGKVVYTPPANFTGVVSFPYSICDKATPALCATAVVTVNVQPTPPVGTTLSPVAVDDALLTTKNTSATGTVAANDSDPNSPALPLTFTSGQPAHGTVVMGPNGTYAYIPATGYTGPDSFTYTACNTAGKCDVATVSVSVQPSTVTNPPVIIGQPIVTDQGNPITVCLPIIDADHLDSHTASICAQPGSGTATVVVNNTANTACVTYTPATTFTGATTVCIQVCDSQGNCVQTIIPITVIPTSQTIALPQPPVVVVVPIVTPKDSTAQVCMTIVDPNMGDVQSVTLCSSPTKGSVTATVNNTTNQVCVLYKPTPGSVGPDAVCLLVCDQSGLCTQVTVPVTIVDPTPPGTTPVAPVVTPTPIVVTAGQAITVCTAITDNVGDTHTATLCGQPASGVAQVGVNNVTHALCVTYTPGSTAPLNTTVCIQVCDQGGLCTTVILPITVLPAPKALLLPHVWLQGALFGVTSPTGLMRDDLRVKKYLPASSPYSSWTSITTVGPVSNTATVFGVTGNDAIVDWVFVELRSPSNFSLVVDSRPALVQRDGDIVEIDGTSAVAFSAVQGSYYVSVKHRNHLGVMTASAVPLSVTGTSVDFRTSATGTYRVTTSAINQSQVTVAQGVALWGGNVVYDKSVIYQGTTNDVSAIANQVKGPLNIAGNPSYILSGYYTGDVNLDGRTIYQGTGNDVNYIYLNVTKNHPGNAAGQNFFVIREQLP, encoded by the coding sequence ATGAAGCAAGACTACTACTACTACCATACACGAAAAAACCCAATTCAGGGGCTATCCAGCCTGGAATTGGCGAACCAGCGGCCTGTACCAATCTGGCTGGATAATGAAGAATTTTTACAGGGTAACAAGGCAAACAGACGCTTTATGAAATTACTTTCTACACGGCCGGGGCGTTGGCTGGATTACGTTCGGTTCAACGGGTCTTCGCTTGCATTTAAGTCAATCGCCATGTTGTTTATGGGGCTGTTGGCACTGGGGCAAATGAGCTATGCTCAAACCTGTAACATTGTTACAAATGGAACGTTTGCCGGTGGGACCAGCACGGGCTGGACATCATCGGGCGGTTGGCAGTTTCAAACGTCGCCCGCTGTTCGTGCGTTTAACAACACGGATGGGGCTGTCAATCAGGACCTGTCGCAGACGCTGACTGGCCTGAATGGAGGCCCTGTTGCGCATCAGGTAACTGTGTCGTTCGACCTGATCTTGCAGCAGGCCGGTCAAGATGCAACGGCTATTACCCAGGCTAGCTTACAGGTGTTGTTAAACGGCGTGGTCTATGCCACATTTAATAATCCAACGGCAACGGGAGCCGCTACCGGAAAGGTGACGGTAACCATGGCCAATGGGGCCAGTATCTCCGGTTTCGATAACCTTCAGTTCCCCGGTGGAACTACAGGTAACTCCGTAACCGATGCCGGCATAGCCATTGTTATTCCCTGGCCTGCCGGCAGCCCGAATAATGCTGCCTTAACGTTCCGGTTTAACTCGCCCTACTCCAATAGTTCTGGTGGTACTGTGGCCAGTGGCACTGGTAATGGTCAGGGAGGAGACGATTTTGGCCTGGAAAACGTTGGGAGTACTGGCAATGCCGCCAGCGCCCCAACGCTAAGTTCGGGATCAATTGCGATTAGTTGCCCGGCTGCAACCGCCAATATCAACAGCCTGTTAACCAGCACGGCAACCGGCATTTTATGGTATACAAACAATGCCCATACCGGTACGGCCTATGCCACCCCAACGGCAGCTGTGGCCGGTACGTATTATGGATTTTATAATACCAGTGGCTGTTATACGCCCGCTTCCGTTGCTGTTTCCGTTACGGGCGTCTGTATAACCTGTACCGCCGGTACAACTGCGCCTATACTCTCAGCCAGCACAAAAGCCAATACCTGCCCGGCTACCACGGTCGATTTGTCAACCCTTACGGCCAGCAACACACCGGCTAACACCGCGCTGGCATGGTTTACTGCACCAACGGCTACCAGTGCCAATGCTGTGAGCAACCCGGCTTCAGTAGCAGCAGGTACCTATTATGCGGCTTTCTACGATTCGGTCAGCAAATGTTATAGCCCTACTACGGCCGTAACAGCTACGCTTAAGAACTGTCTTGACAGTGATAATGACGGTATTCCTGATGTAGATGACCTCGACGACGATAACGACGGTATTCCCGACACGATAGAATCAGGAATTGCCTGTGTGGGCGGTGATGGGAATGTGAATTACAAAAGCTGGACACTGGCTGAACTGGCATCGGGTAATGCGTTTTTTACGAGCACGACGCTGCACCGAAACAGCCCGACAGGTACGCTTAAATATGGCGATTTTCCGGATTTTACAGCCTCTGCTGCTACAACCAGCGGTACGATTCCTGTTGTATTCGGGCAAACGCCATGGGTTGATGTACCCAATGGCGGGGCTGATCCCAATGATGGCAACTTTACCCAGATCGAAGGGTTCATTAGCTTGCCCTGCTATAGTACGTCGCTGAAAATAAGAACGCTGGCCAGTGGTTCGCCTGCTTCTGTCGGTACCGTGCGGGAAACATTCACCACCCTGCATCTGGCGTTGGATGCCTCGGGAAATCCGACATTCAATACCACAGATTTAAAAGAAGTCTCGTATCAAAAAGTCGACTTCAACGGCAACATCGTCAACAGTACAGAATACACCTTCGCTAACACTACCTCAAGCGGACAGTGGGTGCGTTTTGGCGACGCCATATCCGATGGTGCCGATTATTACGGGGCCATCATTCAATGGAATGTCGATGGCACCGGCTGGGTCAATGTGCCTGCATCGGCCTTTAGTTCAACCTCGACGGGCTTAATTGCCGGTTGCGCAAGCCTGGATTCGGATGGCGATGGGATTGTTAATTCGCTCGATACGGACAGCGACAACGATGGCTGTTCCGATGCCTACGAAGCGGGTGCAACGACCAGTAAAATCGCTAACTTTCAGTTTCCGGCAGCATCGGTGGGCACCAATGGCCTGACTAATTTAAAGGAAACCGTTGCCGACAATGGCATCCTCAACTACACGCCGACCTACACACAATTGGCCTTGGCGTCGTTCCTGAATGCCTGCGCCGATTCGGATGGCGACGGTATAAGTGATCTGGCTGATCTGGACGATGATAACGATGGTATCCTCGATGCCGTAGAGGCACCCGACTGTTATTACACGGCTACTGAAGCCAACACCATTCAGGCTATTAGCTCCATTTACCCGGCTCCCGAACCTTTTCAGGAGCTGTATGATGGCCTGGCCACTAAACTTTTCAATTTTACAGGGTCTACAATGGTGGTTGGCGATGCGATTTTTACGATTGTATACCCCACCGCTGTAAAACTGACATCGATTTCGGTATCGGATAATATCACAACCATTACAGCGACTCGCGCCCGGCTCGACGGTTCAAAGGATGGTGTTACCTGGCTGGAATTGACCAGTGCGGATGTTAACTTATCGACTTCGCCTGTTGTATTTACTGCGAATAGTAATATTGGTGAGTACCAGTATTATCGCATTCGTAACACGATAGGCGGGAATTTGACTACCGGCAATACCATCGGCGAAATCACGTCTGTACTGGATGCCAGCTATATCCCCAGTTTGCATCCTAAATCAGTCTGTACAGCAGACACCGATGGCGACGGTATTTTCAATAGCCTCGACCTCGACTCTGATGGCGATGGTTGCCCGGATGCCATTGAAGGCGGAGCGGCTTTTAAAATAGGCAACATCACCCCTGTCGGTGCCCTGACGGGTACGGTCTCGTCGGCCACGGCTACCTACGGCGTACCTACTCAGGCCGGAGCAGGGCAAACCATTGGCAGCAGCCAGAACGCAGCGGTGAAAGACATTGATTGTACTGTGCCACCAACACTCATGATTACTGGCCCAGCCAACTTGACCACTACCAACACCAATCCACCGGTTAGCGGCACCGCCACACCGGGCGCTTCTGTTACAGTGAACGGGCAAAACGGACAGAAATGCGTAACGACTGCCGATGCAATTACCGGAGCCTGGACCTGTAGTAGCCTGACCTTCACAGTGGGTTCGCAAACGGTAACGGCCGTTGCAAGTAACACCGCAGGGGTGAGCAATACAGCAGCAGCCAGCTTTACGGTCGTGGGTTGCGCTTTCCCGGCAGTGGGTGGCACAGCAACTTATGCCGGCGGGGCCATCTGCCCAACCAATAACGCTGGTACCATTACACTCACGGGCCAGACCGGCGGGGTTGTCAAGTGGCAAACCTCTACCGATGGCGGCACGACCTGGGTCGATCTGCCCAATAGCGCCACCAACAAATACTATACCTTCTATAATGCCGTCAACAACCAGCAATACCGAGCCGTACTGAATACCGGTGGAGCCGGTTGCCCGGATGCGTACTCGAATCCGGCAACGATCACGACAAGTGCCGGAGCCTGTACATCGCCCACCTGCGATAAAACAGCGGGTACTATTGTCTTCGGTGCTACACCAGCCGTATCGGGCAGCAACTATACGAATATGATGGTGCTGATCAATGCGTCGGGCCTGATTCAATACATCTCGGCACCAGGCAGCCCCTCGTTAACGGGCGTCGCTGCGGGCGATTATTTCGTGTATCAGATTACCTACGACAACACGGTAACTCCCCTGCCAACCATTAGCACCGGTATCAATCTGTCGGCTATTGGCGGTGCCTGCGTGGCGTTGTCCAACCAGTTAGCCGTGAAGGTCTGTCCGGCTAGTCTGCCACCCGTAGTCAAGCCGGATATTGCAACGACGAACATCAATACGCCCGTGTCGGGTAATGTGCTGACCAACGACACCGATCCGAACGCGGGCGGTTCGCTAACGGCCAGTCTGCTTGGTCAACCGACCAGCGGCACCGTAACGATGAATCCGAATGGCAGTTACACCTATACTCCGCCCACGGGCTTTACGGGTGTGGCGAGTTTCTGTTACTCGGTAACGAATACGGCAGGGTTGAGTAGTTCGGCCTGTGCGGCTATTACGGTGGTTCCCGGTCCGTCGCTCATCTACAATAACGCGCCTATTGCCAACAACGACAATAGCCAGGTGACATCGGGTCAGTCGGTTACGATCAACGTAGCCGCCAACGATACCGATCCTGACAGTGCCACCAGCCTGAACGGACAACTGAATACGCCAACGTTGGGGTCACCCAGTGTTGGAACGGCCAGCCTGAACCCCGATGGTACCGTCAAGTACACAGCTCCGGCCAACTTCACAGGTGTGGTCACGCTCCCATATACTATATGCGACAAAGGCACCCCACCGCTTTGTTCATCGGCCATAATAACGATCAACGTTCAGCCAACGCCACCGGTGGGTACGACTCTATCCCCAATTGCGGGCGACGACGCGCTGATCACCACTATCAATACGCCGAAAACGGGTACGGTAGCGGCCAACGACAGCGATCCCAACAGTCCGGCGTTGCCGCTAACCTATACGACCGGCCAGCCAGCTTCCGGCACAGTGATTATGACGCCCACAGGTTCGTACACCTACACGCCCGCCCCGGGTTTTGTAGGGCCAGCGAGTTTTACGTATAATGTGTGTAATTCGGCTGGAAAATGTGCGGCTGCCACCGTTAATGTGGATGTATTGGTGCCTGTGGCGCTGCCTCCCGTGGCTACACCCGACATTGCCAACACCAATCCCGATACCCCTGTATCGGGCAACGTGCTGACCAATGACAGTGATCCGCAGAATCAACCGCTGGTAGCTACCTTGCTGAGTCAGCCCACATCAGGTACGGTGGTACTCAATCCCAACGGGACTTACACCTATACGCCACCCTCGGGCTTCACGGGTGTAGCGAGTTTCTGTTACAGCGTGAGCAACACGGCGGGGCTGAGCAGCAGCGCCTGTGTAACGGTGAACGTCAACCCGGTTCCCTCGCCTAACCCGGCGGTGGACAATGCACCCATTGCCAACAACGATAACACCCAGACTACGGCAGGTACGTCGGTGACCATCAATGTGGCGGCCAACGATACCGACCCGGATTCGGCCACTACGCTGAACGGGCAGTTGAGTGCACCAACGATTGTGTCGCAGCCCAGTGTGGGAGTGGCCAGTGTGGTGAACGGGAAAGTGGTCTACACGCCACCGGCTAATTTCACAGGTGTAGTGAGTTTCCCGTATTCGATTTGTGATAAAGCTACCCCGGCGCTCTGTGCCACAGCGGTGGTGACGGTGAATGTGCAACCCACCCCACCGGTAGGTACGACACTGTCGCCGGTGGCCGTGGACGATGCGCTGCTGACGACGAAGAATACGTCGGCCACCGGCACAGTAGCCGCTAACGACAGCGATCCCAACAGTCCGGCGTTGCCGCTAACCTTTACGTCGGGTCAGCCTGCCCATGGTACGGTAGTAATGGGCCCGAATGGAACCTATGCCTACATCCCCGCAACGGGATACACCGGTCCTGATAGCTTCACCTACACGGCCTGCAACACGGCGGGCAAGTGTGATGTGGCGACGGTATCGGTGAGCGTGCAGCCTTCAACGGTGACGAATCCTCCCGTAATTATTGGTCAGCCAATCGTTACAGATCAGGGGAACCCCATAACGGTATGTCTGCCTATCATTGATGCCGATCATCTCGACAGCCACACGGCTTCGATTTGTGCCCAGCCCGGCAGTGGTACGGCTACGGTGGTGGTCAATAATACCGCCAACACGGCTTGTGTGACCTACACACCGGCAACCACGTTTACAGGTGCGACAACAGTCTGCATACAAGTTTGTGATAGTCAGGGCAATTGCGTTCAGACCATCATTCCGATTACTGTGATACCAACGAGTCAGACGATAGCCCTGCCCCAGCCACCGGTGGTGGTGGTGGTGCCCATCGTGACGCCCAAAGATTCGACGGCCCAGGTCTGTATGACCATCGTCGATCCCAACATGGGTGATGTGCAGAGTGTCACCCTGTGCAGCAGCCCAACCAAAGGCTCGGTTACAGCTACAGTTAATAACACGACGAACCAGGTGTGTGTGCTCTACAAACCCACACCGGGCAGCGTAGGACCCGATGCGGTGTGTCTGCTGGTGTGCGACCAGAGTGGTCTGTGTACCCAGGTGACCGTGCCCGTAACCATTGTTGACCCAACCCCGCCGGGTACCACGCCGGTGGCTCCGGTGGTAACCCCAACGCCCATTGTGGTGACGGCGGGGCAGGCCATTACGGTCTGTACCGCTATTACCGATAACGTGGGGGACACCCACACGGCCACCCTTTGCGGTCAGCCCGCCAGTGGGGTGGCCCAGGTAGGGGTTAACAATGTGACCCATGCTTTGTGTGTGACCTACACGCCGGGTAGCACGGCTCCGCTGAACACCACGGTGTGTATACAGGTGTGTGATCAGGGTGGTCTGTGCACCACGGTGATTCTGCCCATCACGGTGCTGCCCGCGCCAAAGGCGTTGCTGCTGCCTCACGTCTGGCTGCAGGGTGCGCTCTTCGGGGTCACTTCGCCAACGGGGCTGATGCGGGACGATCTGCGGGTGAAGAAATACCTGCCCGCCAGCAGTCCTTACAGCAGCTGGACATCCATCACCACGGTGGGTCCGGTTAGCAACACGGCTACGGTGTTCGGGGTGACGGGCAACGATGCGATTGTGGACTGGGTGTTTGTGGAGCTGCGCAGCCCGTCTAATTTTTCACTGGTGGTGGATTCACGTCCGGCGCTGGTTCAGCGGGACGGCGACATTGTGGAGATCGACGGTACGTCGGCGGTGGCTTTCAGTGCGGTGCAGGGGAGCTACTACGTGAGTGTAAAACACCGCAACCACCTGGGGGTGATGACGGCCAGTGCGGTTCCGTTGAGTGTAACGGGGACGAGTGTGGATTTCCGCACGTCTGCCACGGGGACGTATCGGGTCACCACGAGTGCGATCAATCAGTCTCAGGTGACGGTGGCCCAGGGGGTGGCCTTGTGGGGGGGGAATGTGGTATATGATAAGTCGGTGATTTATCAGGGCACGACCAACGATGTGTCGGCCATTGCCAACCAAGTGAAAGGACCGTTGAACATTGCGGGTAACCCAAGCTATATTCTCAGTGGCTACTATACGGGGGATGTGAATCTGGATGGGCGTACCATCTACCAGGGGACGGGCAACGATGTGAACTACATCTACCTGAACGTCACCAAGAACCATCCGGGTAATGCGGCCGGGCAAAACTTCTTTGTCATCCGCGAACAGTTACCTTAA